Genomic window (Streptosporangium brasiliense):
AGAGCCTGGGAGACCGCGGAGGCGGCGGAACGGCTGGGCATGGCCCTGAAGGTGCGGACCTTCGACAAGCTCGACGCGACCTTGGAGGTGGACCTGGTCGTCTCGACCCTGCCCGCCGGAGCCGCCGACGACCTCGCCGGCCGGGTCTCCGGGGTGCCCGCGCTCTTCGACGTGGTCTACGCGCCGTGGCCCACCCGCCTGGCCGCGGCCGTGGCGGAGCGGGGCGGCGCGGTGATCGGCGGCTTCCCCATGCTTCTGCACCAGGCGGTCCGGCAGGTCGAGCTGATGACCGGCCGGACCGACGTGCCGGTGGAGACGATGCGGGCGGCGGGCAAGGCCGAGATCGTCAGACGAGCCGCTCCGGAGAGCTGACCGTCCCGGTGCCGTAGGGCCTGAAGCCGCGCCGGGCGACGACGGCCAGGACGCCGACGAGCAGGATCTCCACCAGGGACAGGAACCACCTGCCGTCGAAGGTTCTGCGGATCAGGCCGTCGCCGTACATCAGGAGCAGCATCGGCGACAGCAGCAGGATCGCCCGGCGGCCGGCCGGGGTGCGGCTGCCGGCCCCGCAGGCCATGGCGGCCAGGGCTGGGCCGAGCAGGACGTTGGCGTAGTCGTCGGCTGACCAGCCGTACCAGAACGCGGTCGCCGCCGCCAGCGCCACCGTGCTGACGGCGGCCCACAGCAGCAGTCTCCGGCGGCCGATGAGCTCGGCGCCCTCGGCGGGACGCGGCGCGGCGGTGAGCAGCAGAGCCGGGATCAGAACGGGCAGCGCCCAGAGCGCCTGCTCGGCGAGGGTGGGCACGCCGACCGGGGGGTAGGCGCCCGGCCCACCCGTCCGCTCGACCAGGTCCGCGGTGGCCACGGCGGTGACGACGGGACCGGCGAGCCCGAGGATCCACGCGGCGGCCGCCGCCGTCCAGCGCAGGCCGCGCAGCGCGAGCCCCACGATCAGCGCGTTCGGCAGGAGGCCGACGAGCCCCAGCAGGTTGTAGGCCGACAGGCCCGGATCGCTCGGCCACAGCAGCACGACCGTCCCGGCGACTTGGACGACGAGCAGGTAGACGGGGGCGACGACGGCGGCGACGTTCAGCGCGTCGCGCCAGTGCGTGGCGGCCTCGGGCCCTAGGAACCGCTGGAGGCGGATCTGCACCCCGCCCCGGACCAGGTCGAGGGCGTCGCGTGGGTCCGGCAGCCTGCGCCCCGGCTCGGCTCCGGTCAGCAGCACCCCGATCATCTCCTCCTCGTGGCGCGCCCTGTGCTCCCGGGGATAGCAGGCCATGAGCCTGCGGTAGCGCCTCTCCAGAGGGTTCACGCGGCGCCTCCGGCGAGGCCGCCGCGGAACAGCATGCCGCCGGCCGGCCGGGCGCGCAGGCGGGTGGCGGCGGCCACGGCGTTGCGGCGCAGCCGTTCGGCCTCTGCCGCCAGGCGGCCGGCGCCGTCGCCGGTCAGCCGGTAGTAGCGCCGCAGGCGGCCGTCCACGACCTCCTCGCGGTCGGCGGCGACGAGACCCTCGGACTGGAGGCGGTCGAGGGCGGCGTAGAGGGTGCCCGCGCGCAGGCGCACCCGGCCGTCGGAGATCTCCTGGACGTCGGTGATCACCCCGTAGCCGTG
Coding sequences:
- a CDS encoding PadR family transcriptional regulator; the protein is MNERSMQEPTFLILTALAAGPQHGYGVITDVQEISDGRVRLRAGTLYAALDRLQSEGLVAADREEVVDGRLRRYYRLTGDGAGRLAAEAERLRRNAVAAATRLRARPAGGMLFRGGLAGGAA